The Aythya fuligula isolate bAytFul2 chromosome 5, bAytFul2.pri, whole genome shotgun sequence sequence gcgtttttttccctgtcttaaatatgctctcacagaggcgcaaaatAACACTGTTGTTACTGTTGTTGGCTCggcttattggctcggctcaggtcagcagtggggcccttaccaaacatggggcagcttctagatccttctccCAGAAGCCACCCCTAAGGCCCCCTGCTactaaaaccttgccacgtaaacccactacgCCAAGTCACAGCCCTCGTGGACACTGGCAAGAAATGGCCAGGTTGGCTGAAACCCCTTGGAGCGGAAGCCAACTGCTGTACTAAACGTGCTTTGATGCGGATTACTTGCAAAGTCTAAATTCATGGTGCTAATTGTTGGGGTGCAGAGGGCTGTGCAGACTGCATTATTGTCTTCATAGATCTGGCCAGTACCAGTTCTTGTCTCTCATCCAGACCTCCAGCTCTTTCTGTTGCTTGGTTAACACGGATTGATCCTGAAAAATCCCTGGCAAGAGCTGAGGCACTGCCGTCCAGGGCCAGGCAGTGACACTGGGGGATGCCAGtgctggagaggggctgggggagcagccctgATGGGGGGAGTAGTGGTCCCAACAGAGGGACAGGGGGGAGCAATGGCCCCAACAGTCCTGAGCGGTGCCGGAAAGTTCCTGACAGGTCCCAACGGCCCTAACGGGAGAGGGAACATTCCTGACAGGCCCCAACGGCGCTGAAGGGACGAGGAACGTTCCTGACAGGCCGCAGTGGCTCGAGGAGGACACTCACAGACAAAGTGTTTGTTCAAGCAAGACATTTATTGGAATCTTTGCAAAGGCCAAGCTCCCAGTGAAATGGACAGACCAAGAACCAAGCCCACTTGGTATGAGGAGTCTCTGCGTCAAGCGTCCATGAAGCAGCCTCTGGAGCTGCATGGGGTCCAGCTCCCCACAGGGTGCTAGCAGGTCATCATCTGCCATCAGCAGAGCGCTCTCGCTGTGCATGAAGGTCTGTGTCATGTCCGTAGATCAGCAGTCTTTTCAGCTGATCTCGCACCACCTCGAACTTCTGCAGTGCATCAGCTTTGGCATATGGGTCCCGCTTCAGATGCTGGAAGAGCTTGACCGGGCCAGACAACTGGAAGGCTGGTGGCAGGACAATCACATCGGGCACCATCTCGTTGCCAAAGAAGTGGTTGAGACATTTCTCTTCCACACAGCAGCGAAGGTACCAACTGATATCATCCAGCCGAAGCAGAAAATCCGTCCCGTGCCACATTTCCAAGGGGATGGTGGCAGCAAGGGTCCCTGGCAGCAGGGACTGTGGCCAGGACTGGTGGTGACAGCCACGAGCCCTGCCCTGAGCGGCTGGGCCCTGGCTGCAGGCTTAGCAAGGCCTCGGGGGGCAGCTTTtgtgccccagccctgtgctgcccagccttccccctgctgctgcactcGCCTCACGGATGGCTCAGGCCAGACTGCAGCATGGCCCCGAGGGGAGCAGGGACATTCCTGACAGGCACCAAGGGCCCTGAGGTGGACAGGGATGTTCCTGACAGGCCCCAGCGGCCTTTGGGGGGGGGCCGGGACATTCCTGACAGACCCCAGAGGCCGCAGCGTACTGTAATGCTGTCAAACTATATAGGGGCAGAACCCTTCCATATTTATGGGGTGACAGGAGGATCCCAGCAGTTAACTGTACTGGAGGatgaagtgagtctaactggaAAAAAGTGGCAAAAGCAGCGTATTGTGACaggcccggatgctccatgcaTCCTTGGCGTAGACTGTCTCAGGAcaggatatttcaaggacccaaaatggtaccggtgggcttttggcataggTGCCTTAGAGACACAGGACATTAAACAGTTGTCTACGTTGCCCAGTCTCTgggaggacccttctgttggGTTGCTGAGCGTCAAAGAACAGCAGGTGCCAATTGCCACCACAGCTGTGCACCGACAGCAATATGGCACCAACCGAGACCCCCCATTCtcatccataagctaattcatcAACTGGAGAGCCACGGGATGATCAGCAAGATTCACTCACCCTTTcgtagtcccatatggccagtgcgaaagtctaatggtgagtggactatcgtggcctgaataAAGTCATGCCactgctgagtgctgcagtgccagacatgctagaactccagtacgaactggaatcaaaggcagccaagtggtacgctGCAATTGATATAGCTAATTGATATAGCTGATTGATAtagctaatgcatttttctccatccctttggcagcagagtgcaggccacagtttgctctTACTTTGAGGGGTGTCTAATACACCgggaatcgactgccccaggggtggaaagaAAGCCCTACCATACCTAGACTACATGATGTGGACACCCTTTGATTTGCACAGCATGGAAGAACTGCCTGTGTTCTGCAGTGTATGACTGCAAAGAGGAAGGACCCTGGGCTTTTAGAGCACTGGGACATTTACAGCTCTCTTGGTATGACAGTTACAGAAGACCTCTCAAGTGTTTGCCCATATTGTGTAGGGTGTGGAAAAGGCTCAGAACcagcagagagaggaagatTGCCACAGCCATTGATTTGCGGAAATCAGACTCTATAACCTCGGAGTAGTTATAAAGCAGGTACGTTTATTTGGCATTGCGCACACACGCCAGGCACAAGGGGGATAACTCCACCTAGCTTGCGCACCAAGGGTTACTGCCAGTGTGCTTGTATTAGTGGGATAAATACATAGTCATTTCATTTCCCATGGTTCTCTTGCATATCTGTCAGGTCTCCGAAGAGTCATTAACGCAGGTTCCCGCCCCTATACGCATGCATACTGGAGTCCTTGGATGGTCGTCCGGCATACTCTGGTGGTCTCTTGATGAAGGCCAGAAGTCTTCCTCACTGCTAAACTCCTGACCTTTCCTGTCTTTAACAGACTTCAGCAGCCAAGCCAGTTTTTGCTGGTTCCATTATCTATGCATACAGTCTTTTATGCCCTTGTCTTTGGGTTGTTAATTGTGGTAGCTAAGACCTACAGAATCACCATTCTTTATCTTGTTCCCTGTCTCAAGTCCCCCCTTTTCTTTATCCTAAggcaaattcttttgcttacAGCACTCACTGATTCAAAGTTTTCATAAAATTCTTACCACTTTCTGCATGGTGCTTGATTCGGTTACACTTTCAGGTTTCATAATCATCTAGTCCTTTTATACAGCACCAAAACGCACACTGTACTAATAAACAGGTTAAGAATACTAGTAAAAGTGAGATCAATATTCTTATAAACAATTGCTTAAGCCAAGAAAAGTTGGGTAACCAAGAGATCATTTTGTTTCATAGTTCTTGAAAACCCCATGAGGTGTCATTTTGAACTACCTTATATAAGATCTctgtcttttccaaacttttttttaactttttttttttttttgagatcagTCTCAATTTGTCCTGCCTCATTCACGTACATACAGCAATACAGCAACTAATATTTCTTAAAGTGCATCCTCCCTCTTGGGAGACTAATAAAAGGTCTAGTGCCTAAAACGTTCTTAttggtgttataaatgaagtctcaactcaatctgaatttagtaatatttataaaagacaagtaaacGGCACTGGGTGTACGGGGAGTCTGTGCACTACCAATACGCACACATGAACATcgaacattctaaatatacagaacgttgcttttacatactaaacccgagtacacccatacatatgtacaatcagaaaaggcaacaaacaatcctttaagtctattactattgatgtccatgactgggggagcaCAGTTGGtctggttgaagtgctcccatatcttccatgacttacAACAGTCTCtattttctattgcttttcttgattacaaacaccggagaattccagggctagttgTGGGAACAATATGTTgtgctttaagttgttaagcaactcggccttcatGTCTCATGCATCCCAGTCTTCCCGGATTGAAGGGAAACAATTCCAGCTCcctttcaaggccaatagggcctggatcaaaaggcacgtccaggtcaccagagGGTGTAACAGCAAAGTAATGGCAGTAGCGATGGGGGAGCCgatggtgtagcagaaggatcTGTGGacgagcccgcagctccctcgctgtctggcaaaccacacgtttctgactgtggccccatgtcctggtttcagttagaacagaattaattttcttcctggtagctggtggaatgctgtgttttggcttaggatgagaagagtgctgataacaccccgatgttttaattgttgcagagcagtacttATACTAAgacaaggacatctcagcttcttcctctgtcctgccaacgggcaggctgggggtgcagtaagagctgggaggggacagacccaggacaggtgacccaagAGGTCACCAGGGGTTtctagccgggggagggggcctgactgcttggggttaggctgagcatcggtcagcaggtggtgagcaattgcattgtgcatcacttgtttgtacatattattagtgtTAGTACTATTGttatcattgtattattattattattattgttgttgttgttgttattattttcctgtcttattaaactgtctttatctcaactcacgggcttcactttccatttctctcccccatcccagagagggagggggagggtgagcgaacggctgcgtggtgtttagctgccggccgggttaaaccacgacagtctttttggtgcccaacgtggggccagaaaggttgagataacggcagatctgaccagagtgtgttaaactaaaattggtataagtacTAGACCGGCTTAATActcacttgtcataatgctgattgctttaatctcaactctgctgcgcctggtttccaaattgagtattatagcatgTGGGACGTGCAGTGGGCACTGAGGGCGGGGCAGGGGTCCTGTGATGCGGTGTGGGCGCAGGTGACATCACAGAGGACGTGTCACAATGGGGGGGAGGCTTTAAAGGCAGCCGCGGGCAGCGCTGCTTCACTTTGGCCTGAGCCAttggtgagtgcagcaggagggggaagACTGGGTTGGGCCAGGGCAGGGCTCGTGGCTGTCCCCGCTGGCACTGCCCAcagtccctgctgcctcccagctccctcgCCCCCTCTCCTACCTGACCCCAGGGGCCTGTGGCTCCTgccgcagctccctcagccgccatccagctcccacccagccccactgacgtgcttctctctctttcagacCATGGTTTCGGCAACTTTCAATTTCCTGGCGTTCTTGGGCTTAGTCGAGAGCCCAGTGGAAGTCGGGGATGAATTGGATGAAGCTACGAATGAGCGCATGCGGCAGTATGCGGAGGAGATGCAACAACGCATGGCGCAGCTCCTGTTGGAAATTGAGCAGatagagaagcagcagagctcgACGCATATGGGAGCCCTGCTCTTATCTGCCACACAGTACTGGCAGTTCTGGGCTGGTGTTGTTGTTGCTCTCCTGTTTATTTGGAACTTGTGGCTCTTCCTTAGAGATCTCCCAGAACATGACAGTGAGGAGGAGAGCTCCAGCAGTGAAGAGGAGGAAGTGAGAGTACCACCACTCCCCAATGATGCAAGAGATGTGCCCAGATTTATAGCTGAGCGCGTCTACTTGCCATTCCCAGATCCGACCGTCAGATGCGCACTGGTGGAGGAGATTGTGGGAGACCTCCTGCATATCTTGGACTCAGTCGTCCTAAGAAGTTTCTTCCCGAATCTACAGCGAGCCATCGGAGTGGGCAGTGCCTTTGAAGGTTGGAATCCCCATATGAAAGATCCTGTCTACCGCCTACTTGTGCCCATGACGGCCCCCCGTGGGCACTCCTTCCACCTGGAGCTGGGCAATGAAGAGGATCTGCTGGCGAGGAAGTCCTCTATCCGTGTGGAGCTGGAGTGCACGTGCGAGAGGGAGCAGGACTCTGAGGACATGCTGTGCTTCCTCCACCATtctgaggaggagctgaaaAAGCAGGAGCCGAGCCTCCTAGACACCCTCTGCACCGACTCCTACCTAGATGCGGAGAAGACTGCAAGGTGGTTCCAGAACTTTGTGAAAACAGCCTGGGTGCTTATGCCTCAGTCGCAGGTTTACAATGTAGAAGTGCTGCCTTCCACCCGCACGTGCAAGTTCCAGCTGACAGGTGCTGCCAGGAGAAGACTCACAATTGAAATAGTATTTGGGGTGCAGCAAGAGGATTCAGATATCTTCCTGAGCAGCCAGATGAGAAAGGacacctccatccccagcacaaCATGGCCACAGAGCTGTTCAGTTGCAGAAAGGAAGTTCTTCCAGCACGTGGCCAGAGAAGACGTGTTCAACAGCATGCACCTCAAGTGCATGCAGGTCTGTGCCCATTTGGTGGAGGGCACAATCTTTCCCACCTATGTCATCAAGACTATTGTCATGCACCACCTGACTAACATCCCCATGGAAATGTGGCAGAAGATGGATTTTCTGCGTCGGATAGATGATGTAATGCGGTGCCTGCGTGGCTGTGTGATGGAGAAGCGCCTCGACCACTTCTTCTTTGGCAATGAGATGGTGCCCGATGTGATTGTCCTGCCACCATCCTTCCAAAATTCTGAGCCAATCAACCTCTTCCAGTACCTGAAGCAGAACCCATATGCCAGAGCTGATGCACTGCAGAAGTTCGAGGTGGTGCGAGATCGGCTCAGAAGACTGATAACCTACggacatgaaagaaaacatcGTGCACGGCGAAGGCGCCGTGCTGACCGCCAGTGATGAACTGCTAGCATGCTGTGGAGAGACGTACCTCATGCAGCTCCAGAGGCTTGACACCAACCACTCCTGATACCAACTGGGCTTGGAgcctccttattttgggacagtgggaGCTTCCCCTTGTCTGTTTAACATACTGAAGACAGCAAAGTGGTTCCAGGAACTGGTGACAGAAGCCTGGGTGGCTGCGCCTCAGTCATCCTAACTCCAGCTAACGGTGCTGCCCTCTACCCGCTTCTGCAAGCTCACGCTCCATCGAGATGATGCTTGGGGTACAGCAAGACAACTCAGACCCCTTCATGAGCTTCGAGTAGGCAGAGCGCGTTGTTAGCAGCAGCACGAGGTGGCCACAGAGCTGCGCTGTGCCAGACATGCAGTTCTTCAGGACACACATAGGCATGCTCGGCACAACACCTTCCATGTCAgacatctgcagctctgtgtctgtATCCTGTTAGGCGCCAACTTTGCCACCCATGCCTTGAAGACAGCTGTCACGCACCTCCTGACCACCATCCCCTTGGGAAGCATGCACAGGAGGGAttcccagccccaaagccaGCAATGATTGTGGCGGCTATGAAGATGCCTGACGGACATCCTGCTTGCCACATGCCTCGGAGCTGAGCATGCTGGACATGGAGAAGATGCTGCTCAGTTGGCAGTGGGAATTGCTCCTCCGTGTTCTCTCCACAGCAAAACCACCCTTGCGGGAGGCTGAAAGCAGAGGCTTTGTTACCAGCTGGACAGTGACCACCCAGCCTCTCGGGAAGCGTCCATTCACCACCGAAGCTTTGACCTCTGCAAAAATACCAATACATTGCTTATTTGAACAGTGCTTTGTGTGTGAGTGTCTGTGTCACTCTTGGTCAGGACAGGCGGGCACGAGATGCTGACAGCTTGGCTGCCACAGCATCAGGGAGCATTTAGCTGAGGAGCTGATCCAATAAGCTTCTTCTCTCCCGGTATCAAAGGCATTAACTAACACATTTTCTGAGGCATTAACAAAAGCCTTAGAAAATGAAGTAGAATACTCTAAGATCTATAAGCAATTAATTGAAgatgtaaatggaaaatgttacCTACAGGtttaacacaaataaataatgggAGAGTTGTGATACCATATGGTATTAGATGGTTATTGCAGAACATAGTAAAGCATGCTAGGGAGCTGAAATATTATAACagtttttaagtagaaaatggATTGGTCCTCATTTGTCAGACAAGTATTGAAACAAGGTGTCATATGTCTTAAAAAGAATCCACAGACAGGAATCAACCCCCAAATAGAAACAATAGGGAAGGGAAATATTCCTGGGAAAGAGTGGCAAATTGGTTTCTTAGAACTCCCAAGACAAGGGGGGTTTAGATGCCTATTGGTGCTAACAGACACCTTTTCCAGATGGCCAGGAGCATTCCAATGTAGAAGTAACAAAGCCAGAGAAGTGTCCAAAGTATTGTTGAATTACACTATTGCGAGATTTGGTGTACCCCCAGTAATGTCATCTGACAGGGGACCACCCTTCAGTTCAGAACTGACCCAACAAGTCAGCAAAGTGCTGGGGATTGACTGGCAACAACACACTCCGTATGGGCCACAGGCAAGTGGAAGCAAATGAATCATTTGATAAAACAACAGATTGCTAAAATCTGTCAAGAAACCAATATGTATTGGTAAAACTAAGACCCTTAGAGATATTCTATGGCAGTCCTTACCAAATGCCATACAAAGGAGAAGATCTAACCCAAGTAGGAAACCAATctttgcaacaacaacaacatataGTTTTGGGCAAGCAACTAGAACAAATCAatgtgatatatggagtaataatttgTGTCGAGgagatggttgatattaataaagaagggggagatgtgggagtgtggccatgggggtcagcaAGCCACGTGGTTGATGATtacatcagactcttaacaatgaggccatcaggaatgtaaagagtttagagggaacaaagaagggtgattcaggagacgcCTTGCCCTCTCTAGGGCAAgatccttctgctacaccatcGGCTCCCCCACCACTACTGCCatcgcaggcctttgctgttacaccCTCTTATCATGGTGTaatagcaaataatttattattattcctgttACTAGACCTTTTATTAGTCTCCCAAGAGGGAGGATGCACTTTAAGAAATATTAGTTGTTGTATTGCTGTATGTATGTAAATGAGGCAGGACAAATTGAGActgatctcaaaaaaaaaaaaaaaaggttaaaaaaaaggtttggaaaAGACCGAGATCTTATATAAGGTAGTTCAAGATGACACCTCATGGGGTTTTCAAGAACTATGAAACAAAATGATCTCTTGGTTACCCAACTTTTCTTGGCTTAAGCAATTGTTTATAGGAATATTGATCTCACTTTTACTAGTATTCTTAACCTGTTTATTAGTACAGTGTGCATTTGGTGCTGTATAAAAGGACTAGATGATTATGAAACCTGAAAGTGTAACCAAATCAAGCACCATGCAGAAAGTGGTAAGAATTTTATGAAAACTTTGAATCAGTGAGTGCTgtaagcaaaagaatttgccTTAGGATAAAGAAAAGGGGGGACTTGAGACAGGGAACAAGATAAAGAATGGTGATTCTGTAGGTCTTAGCTACCACAATTAACAACCCAAAGACAAGGGCATAAAAGACTGTATGCATAGATAATGGAACCAGCAAAAACTGGCTTGGCTGCTGAAGTCTGTTAAAGACAGGAAAGGTCAGGAGTTTAGCAGTGAGGAAGACTTCTGGCCTTCATCAAGAGACCACCAGAGTATGCCGGACGACCATCCAAGGACTCCAGTATGCATGCGTATAGGGGCGGGAACCTGCGTTAATGACTCTTCGGAGACCTGACAGATATGCAAGAGAACCATGGGAAATGAAATGACTATGTATTTATCCCACTAATACAAGCACACTGGCAGTAACCCTTGGTGCGCAAGCTAGGTGGAGTTATCCCCCTTGTGCCTGGCGTGTGTGCGCAATGCCAAATAAACGTACCTGCTTTATAACTACTCCGAGGTTATAGAGTCTGATTTCCGCAAATCAATGGCTGTGGCAatcttcctctctctgctgGTTCTGAGCCTTTTCCACACCCTACACAATATGGGCAAACACTTGAGAGGTCTTCTGTAACTGTCATACCAAGAGAGCTGTAAATGTCCCAGTGCTCTAAAAGCCCAGGGTCCTTCCTCTTTGCAGTCATACACTGCAGAACACAGGCAGTTCTTCCATGACATGCAAATCAAACAGTGTCCGCATCATGCCCACAGCATCTGGGCTCCCCgctacaaaaaagacagggagctcctggaaagagtccagtggagggccacaaagatgatacagggcctgcAGCGTCTTCCCcgtgaggagaagctgagagccctgggtctgttcagcctggagaaaagaagactgagaggggatctcatcaatgtgtataaatacctgaggtgtgggaggcagagggatttggccaacctcttttcagtgattGGCGGGGACAGGAGAAGGGGTAgtggtcacaagatagagcacaggaagttccgccccaacatgcgaaagaacttctgggtgagggtgacagagcactgggccaggctgcccagggaggttgtggggtctccttctctggagatactcaaggcccatctggacgcctacGTGGGCCTCTGGAGCCTGTCAGGAATGTCCCAGTCCCCCTCAGGGCCCTTTATGCCTGTCAGGAATGTCCCTCTTCACATCATGGTTGTTGGTGCCTGTCAGGAATCCCCATGGGAATGATCCTGTCTACCGCCTACTTGTGCCCATGACAGCCCCCTGTAGGCACTCCTTCCACCTGGAGCTGGGCAATGAAGAGGAACAgcaggtctagtggggcacctcctctggtaggctcactaaccagctgtgtcaggaagctatcttccacgctctccagaaacctgctagactgcttcctctgggctgtgttgtgttttcaggatatgtctgggaagttgaagtcccccacgagaacaagcgctgatgatttcgcaacttttatcagctgcctgtagaactcctcatcagtctccccatcctggtttggcggtctataacagaaCCCCATCAGGATGCTTGCCCTGCTGGCCTTCCCGCCGATCCTAatccatagggactcaaccCTATCATTctcagcctcaagttccacatCACCAAAACACcctctgatatagagagccacaccaccaccccttctgtgctgcctgtcccttctgaaaagcctatagccagacattgcggcactccagtcatgagagtggtcccaccatcCTTCCGTGATGGCAACTAAGtcacagcctgcctgctgcacgatggtTCCAGCTCCTcgtttgttacccatgctgcatgcattagtgtagatgcacttgagttgggccattgccttctctcccagccttgacATTGTTTCCCCTGGCTCTAACAAGCCTTGCTTCAGCCCCGTCCCCATTCtaacctagtttaaagccctctcaatgagccctgccagctccgggctaggatctgttttccccttagagataaTTGGGATCCGTCTGCAGCCatcaattttttattaaaaaaaaaattaaaatttctgtgttggcaccagcctctgagccatgtgtttatcaggtgggctttccgtgccctctctgtacccctccgtgccaccatagggatggatgaaaacaccacctgtactcccgctccatccactacctgtcccagtcccctaaagtcccgtttgatagccttcaggcttctctctttaATATTATCACTGCCAGCCTCGACTATCAAAAGAGAGGGGCGAACCAcgttgggaagctttctggcaatgtccctgaccctggccccagtgaggcagcagacttc is a genomic window containing:
- the LOC116489454 gene encoding inositol 1,4,5-trisphosphate receptor-interacting protein-like 1, coding for MVSATFNFLAFLGLVESPVEVGDELDEATNERMRQYAEEMQQRMAQLLLEIEQIEKQQSSTHMGALLLSATQYWQFWAGVVVALLFIWNLWLFLRDLPEHDSEEESSSSEEEEVRVPPLPNDARDVPRFIAERVYLPFPDPTVRCALVEEIVGDLLHILDSVVLRSFFPNLQRAIGVGSAFEGWNPHMKDPVYRLLVPMTAPRGHSFHLELGNEEDLLARKSSIRVELECTCEREQDSEDMLCFLHHSEEELKKQEPSLLDTLCTDSYLDAEKTARWFQNFVKTAWVLMPQSQVYNVEVLPSTRTCKFQLTGAARRRLTIEIVFGVQQEDSDIFLSSQMRKDTSIPSTTWPQSCSVAERKFFQHVAREDVFNSMHLKCMQVCAHLVEGTIFPTYVIKTIVMHHLTNIPMEMWQKMDFLRRIDDVMRCLRGCVMEKRLDHFFFGNEMVPDVIVLPPSFQNSEPINLFQYLKQNPYARADALQKFEVVRDRLRRLITYGHERKHRARRRRRADRQ